Genomic DNA from Schistosoma haematobium chromosome 1, whole genome shotgun sequence:
CCATGTGATTCCTCAAAATTTTGACAGTAGCCATTACATTTCCTATATTAGTTTTAAACATTGTACAAAACCAAGCAAAAGGTTACGAAAGTAGCGTTTTTATATTGTCATACAAACAAAACTCAGGTATACAATCTAGTAAGAATACTCAACCCCTTTAATCTTTCGATAACCCTTATTGTGATATAAATACCAAATCTGTTTCATCAGCGATGGgagaaaaatattcaaaaatattcaTGCTAATGATATCAAGAAGTCCAAATAACTAATTATGGTGAATGTAATTATAAAAGTCTCATCGTACCCATATACTAGACACGTTTCTCGCGGCAAAATGAATCTCCCAACAAGTTCAATGCTAACTTGAAGTCGGCTACGAGTATCAATATTAAGAGGGTTCCAAGAAGTGTTGTACTGAGTTTTGAAAATTTTATGTATCCCCTTATGTACgtctgaataataattattccctaagaatatatatatatatatatatatatatatatatataggtgaaAACATAATTATTATCCTTGCAACCTGAACAAAATCACCCTAACCCACTATTTGTAAATCACAATGTATCTGTACCTTATGCTTTATATACCAAGTTTACTGGACTTCTCCACTGCTACTTACTACATTGGCGAATTTCTGGCATACATTGGATAGAAATCCCAAATTAGTTAGTAAGTCTGTCAGTTCACGCTCCTTGGTCAATCACACTCACTTTTACTAACCACGCATCAATTATCCGGCCTAATTCGTCGTTCTAGATCAATAAAAATCCCTACTAATTATTATATTCGTTTTCACATTATGAGTTTCCATACCAGCAATGgttcttattattttaaataacttGATATTCTGAATATCTATTTTTCAGTCTTGGTACTGTCCTATTCCTAAAACAATGAATGCATCGAACCTAAACTCTTCTTGTGCTGTTGGATTCTACTGCAGGACTAGAGGAGAACTAAGTGACCTTATTGATAGGTTACCTACCCTTATGTCAGTAAGTAATAATCTCCAGGCATCAACCAGGAGCCGACCTGTTGCATTCACTGTTGAGGTGCTAGGTCTTGACAAGTCGAAAAACAGACCTTCGTAGCAGTATTGTTTTTCCTAACGCCTGAATgtactttttttaaatgaattactTCAAATGTATTACTTCAGTATATTAACAATTATTATCTTAATAGTGTTATACATGGCTCCACATTTGTTTTTCATCAAAATGAACTCTGTTTAATAAAAAGTAACTAGTAATTGAAATAAGAATTATTTTAGGGTAACTCTATAGCTTCGCAAAGATTTAATGTAAGTATTGCATTACAAGTGGAACGCTGCCATGTTTGGATACTGTATTCTGGAAAAGTTATATTGACAATAATGAATCCAGTGGTTCTAATGCAACAGTATATAGGGAAAAATTATTGGTTACCATCGAAATGACATATATGTTGTCACATATGTGTAGGATTTCAGGGAATGTTAgtttttacttgaatattcAAATGCACTAAGAATTGGTCGAAAAGTCTTTCAACTAGTCACACATATCAACTTCATGGGGACCTAAAATTCCAGGAATACAAGCTTGACGTCTTAGTTTTGCTGCTTGTGCCTGAGCAATCTCAGCTTCTCTTTCTTCCAAATATAAATCAGATAAATCTTCTCCAGCGACCTCGCGTATCTGAACAAGGAAGTCGCGTACGTGTTCACGAAATGCTGCTACATCTTGATCAAATGAAAATAGTCCATCAATGAAAACTCGAATCTGTGTTTCTTGAAGGTGAGGGAATACTTGCTTTAGTAACTGACTCAAGCTTTGATGTACATATTGTACATTTACTTTTGAACCTTGTACGGTCGTTGACTCAGGAGCATCACTAAGAGGGACTGTGATTATGTCGTTCTCCACTATTTTAAACATATAAGCCAACAACGATGACTGAAGAGTTAAATCTAAAAAGTATTACAATCGTGAGAAACAGTCAAGTTGATATCTACGATaagacatttaaaatataatggGGGTTCCTATTAACAGATATACCGAAACACCTACTAAATGACAGGCTTCACAACATTACATGCCTGATCGAACAATAGATTATTCATGATTACGCTGGGATAACAAAGGTGCTAAGATTAGTAAAGTGAAAATAGATACAGTTGTGTGTCTACGAATACAATTCTTTCCAATTCGATAGATATTATCGAATGAATTTATTAGGGAGTAGCATGCTTAGACCTTATTTTGTGTGCAATCATAAGGCAGTGACTTCATAACTTGCAGGTTTTCAGCAATAAAGTTACAGGCTTGTACTCGCTCCACTTATTTGAAGCGGAAAAtttataagaaataaaatatacCACTTAAAATTTTAAGTTAACACACGAAAGAAAGATGGCTCATAAGTGGTTGAATCAGTTACTAATTTGCAAAAATTTATGTTACGTGTTATGGCATTGGATACATAGTCGTATGCAAGTCAACACATTAGGGTGATCCCTTATGATGAACTACTGAGTTCCATTTACATCGCACTACGGGTCATGTGAGCTGATATTGTGACAATACACTTTTAAGGTGTGCGATCTAATACGAAATAATAGCTAGAAGCTTGTCAGTAAGCTTCTAAAGATAATCTGTAGACAAATCCAGTTTGCTTTGGGAAATGAAATATCTATGAACtttaaagtaaacaaaaaacTGACCATACAGATTGAAGTTACTGGGTTTGTCAAATACTCACTTCCTGTTTGGGAGCGGTCAGTAATGACAGCAAACATATGTTGAAGAATATCCATAAAGAATGTTTTAAAGAATACCTGGCGTTTTTCGGAGTTCGCGCTAGACATATTTACAAGCATTGTATGCAGGATATTGAGTCCCGTTTCTGAGACCTGAAATATATTAAATCGTTAGTAGGATTGAATCAACTCACTGAATAAGTCAATTGTTAACGAAATTAACATTTCCATTCATTAAAAATGCACCACAATGATCAGCGCTAACGTCAACTATGATTTTTAGTAAACAATCACTGTAATAACATACATGTGAACGATTAATTTGTCGGATCTTGTGTTTGTAAccaataatgaaaataagtcATCTTCGGCTTGAAAAAAATTCTAGCTTTCGGATGTATTGTTTTTCAAAAGGATTTCTATCTACATAATCTATTCGCAGCTTAGAAAGTTGGTCGTTTTTTTTAAACGAAGACTTCACTAACAGATGATATACAGTTAACGTGAGACGAGATATCCTGTGTATCTTCAAGGTAAACATTCGTAAAGAACCAAACTTTCTCTGTGCAAATCACATTTGAATTTCATTTCCAGAACAGTTACTCCTCATTATGTATAACAATAATGCTGGAAAATTATTCACCATCACactaagtgaataaaataaatcgGCGAAAATTCACTTATTTGTCATCGTCTGTTATTTTGAGAAAACAAAAATAGCAATACTTCATATACGGAAGTGGGAGGTTTGGGGAACCAGTCAAATGATGTAAGGAATATAACAGAGAGTTATACTCTGGTTTACCCGTTGTCATGTTTAGTATTTCATATCGATATTGATAGTGACCTGGAAATAAAAATTGGTCAAcgtttttttttttagtttttttatgtATGAAAACGTTTTGTACTTAGCTTAAAATACTAAACTTTTGTCCAAATCTAGAACAACTAGTGTATCTAGTTACCATTCTCCAATCTCATCCATTTACATACACTCATTTTATGTAGATCCAAAAATTATGAGTCCACATAAGCAAAACAAAATCTACATCGAAGTACACACAATAACTGTTAAGAACCATAAGTTCAGAAGACAGACAAAATATTAGTATCAAGCCATTAAACATAACCAAAGttgaaatcattgaaattaaatcAGAAAGAATACCAGTTTGTGACGAGTTACCTCTAGAAGTCCTTAAAGTCAATATTCAAGAAATAATGGCCGAAATTCTATCTAGGTTGTGTAAGCGGAACGATTACTTTAAACCTATCTCCATAGGAAGCCGATAAAGCCTACAAAATCCTACTTTTGGATTCGAGACAAATTCAAGAGAACAGTAGGATTCAGACCTGGcggaaataatcaaaatgtaaCGTACTGCTGTCAAATGTAGGATTATTTTTTAAAGCTAGTTTTTATAGACACAGTATCCAAGTATGTTAACAAATCAACTTGTACAAAGGGTTGCATAGACCAATGTGGATCATGAGGTGACCTCTAGAAAAGATTATAGAAACTCCAACAAACCAACCAGTGATCCTACCGAAATATCTACAGTTAGCAAGTATATTTGTGACAGCATGCTCTTTAAATATATGGTATAAAGGCATAATACTCAAAATGGGAAGATCCCAGTTATTCTATCATACCCTTGAAACAAAACTTTGGCAGAATTAAGTAATAATACTGAAATAAGATAAATAACGTTACTAAAACAATGGACCAGATGATCAGGTTTCGAAAAGATATCACCTTAAGGGTCTATTTGCATACATTGTGCATAAGTGACCACTAAATACTTCATGTACGATCTCGAGCGAAATAAAATCAGATTGAATATAACCAAATTATCTAGTGAAAATGACCCATCAGAACACCGACTGTTTGGTAAATAGTGATGTGCACAAATATAGTTCGTGAGGTCCAACGAATTAGTGTAGGATGATTATGTGCCATGTCACAAAAATCACAATGGTTCATACATGTAAAGTGTTTATAAAAAAATCCTCAAAAACATAAAAACTTCAGTATTGTTTGATACCCACAAAGTGATATTAAAACTGTCAAAATAAGAATGAAACGTGTGAGAACTTACTTGTCGCATAGTATGTTTGATTGCCCAAATAACGCTATCTAAAATCAGTTTGAACTTATCAGATGTTAAGCTTAACAAAGCGGAAAAACAATGCGCATTTACAGCCTGTAGAAGAGTGAAAAAATTAGTTCGATGTTCAGGAAATTCTTCCAAGTCTTTATCGATCATCTCTAGAGTAGACTGAAAGACCGCATCTAAAACACGAGGCAGAGCTGGGAGAATATGGTCTTCAAGACGATTAACAAGGGTAGCCATTAAGCTTAAAACTTCGGCCTCTCGAGCAGCAGGAAGATTTTTTTGGTAGTCGTCAGCTACGGCATCTAATAGCGGAGGTAAAATGTTCTCTGCCACCTATATAAAAGATAAAAGTGAAGATGAAGCTTTGATTTACGAAGGCTGTAATTTTAACCACGGAGCTCTAATACATGCAAAGTCAGATACTTGTAAACAACTTACAAAAACAGGGTCAGTAGTCCTTTTTATCCAACAAGATAAAAGATTCAATATCGCTTTCTTGACTGATCGCATACTGCGAATAAGTGGTTGTTTTGTCACTTGCTCTCCATTGGTAGCCACAGCCTGGCCAATATTTTGGGACATTATCTTATAAACATTTAACATGTCCAGGTAAATGCGACCAAGctgaaaagaatatatattcttttaacATAAGATTAACTAACTTTAAAAAGTCAAGTATCAAAGGTTTATGACCATGCTTACCTGAACAAGATAAGAATGTCCGAGGGATTTGCAAGCACTGTGATTTGTTTTCAGTAAATTACAAAGCTGTTGTACAACTTCAAAGTCTCTTAACAGGTCAATATTGCATGCAGCTTGAACGAGAATCCCATCCCAAATCTACATTCGGATAATTTAAAAAGGATAGTATAAAACGTACTTGATTGGGTAATCGAAAAAGTCGTTCTATCTGTCTAGCTTCAACAGCTGAGTCAAGTTGGGCACTGATAATCACTCCTACGGCTTCATAAAATGTGTGAACCTGTTGAGGTTGTAAATCATTGATTATGATATCAATTTCCTTTAAAATCTCTTCAATAAATTCAACTGCTTCTCCGTACTATCCGAATAAGAAAAGTACAAGAATTGTACAGTAAAACCGGAATCGAATTATTAATACATTACAAATGAACAGAATAATGAAGTGTGGAAACATGTTTATAACTAGTCGACAATCTTCATGAGAATATGAAATGTCACCTTACTTCCACATTCATCGACTCGCTAACTGAAGTCGGCTGGAATAAAATGTTTCAGACAGAAAATTCTAAAGATCAGAAATCTTATCAGGAAAATTCTTATTATTGTCAAACAACTGGAGAACGGTTTATCTGTAATATTGCAACAAATGGTGCTTGTTATGTGTTGGATGGTACGAAGTTGACCATATTTCATTAAAAACTTCACAGTTTTTTCCAAGGTTTACTGGTTGGCTTTCAAGTTACTCGAAGATAAATGGAAGTCAAACAAATCTGTAAAAGCCCTCAACAAAAATGTAATATGTATGGTATCATTATGTATTCTTTACGTAAAAATAACACAGATTATACTATATCTTTCAGTGAGTCAAGCATAAATTAAGGTGGTCGAAATCGTCATCAGCTACCCAGACTTAGGCAATTGTATAGAATGTGATAGTTTAACGTTTATGAATATATAGAATAAAAACCCGCCTAGTCGGCATCTGAGACTGttattaataattaagaatgatatgaaagatatttttattgagttaaattatgtaaataatacCTAGTTAGTAATGAGATTTGAATATAAATGTCACAAAAACAAAGTTTTGTGGTTGATACCATGATGTAGTGATCGAGCTTGGCTATCGTGATGACTCAACCAAGCTATAACGACCGAAATACATAATCTTGTAGGTTTTGCCAtggtggtgggtagcgaaagcaaatGAGATAGAAACGA
This window encodes:
- the XPO1_1 gene encoding Exportin-1 (EggNog:ENOG410VCHW~COG:U,Y~SECRETED:SignalP(1-19)) → MPCRNRYVSFFVLIYFCSAGVLVDEYDTQLVELFVSTTEKLKEMLPLETRLKEAYERGSNDEQNFIQNLAIFYTTFLKGHSSLVEKPELIWKLQDAYAYLLMLSEVEEREIFKICLEYWNILVSDLYRESLTTTVVGTLAESTTGEGRSKQYAPILSKLRRIMISRMARPEEVLVVENEHGEVVREFMKDTDSLNLYKSMRETLVYLTHLDYSDTKKIMIEKLQHQVDGREWSWHNLNTLCWAIGSISGAMQEDDERSFLVIVIRDLLGLCEQKRGKDNKAIVASNIMYVVGQYPRFLRAHWRFLKTVITKLFEFMHETHEGVQDMACDTFIKIAQKCRRQLVTVQYGEAVEFIEEILKEIDIIINDLQPQQVHTFYEAVGVIISAQLDSAVEARQIERLFRLPNQIWDGILVQAACNIDLLRDFEVVQQLCNLLKTNHSACKSLGHSYLVQLGRIYLDMLNVYKIMSQNIGQAVATNGEQVTKQPLIRSMRSVKKAILNLLSCWIKRTTDPVFVAENILPPLLDAVADDYQKNLPAAREAEVLSLMATLVNRLEDHILPALPRVLDAVFQSTLEMIDKDLEEFPEHRTNFFTLLQAVNAHCFSALLSLTSDKFKLILDSVIWAIKHTMRQVSETGLNILHTMLVNMSSANSEKRQVFFKTFFMDILQHMFAVITDRSQTGNLTLQSSLLAYMFKIVENDIITVPLSDAPESTTVQGSKVNVQYVHQSLSQLLKQVFPHLQETQIRVFIDGLFSFDQDVAAFREHVRDFLVQIREVAGEDLSDLYLEEREAEIAQAQAAKLRRQACIPGILGPHEVDMCD